One window of the Actinomycetes bacterium genome contains the following:
- a CDS encoding DUF427 domain-containing protein, whose translation MDLLTPSENHTVCAYKGVASYLSADGAA comes from the coding sequence ATGGACCTGCTCACGCCCTCCGAGAATCACACGGTTTGCGCTTACAAGGGTGTCGCGTCCTACCTCAGCGCTGATGGCGCCGCCG